The Nicotiana tomentosiformis chromosome 2, ASM39032v3, whole genome shotgun sequence genome includes the window caacttcgttaatggtgatgaaagggaagaaaaaccctctacgaacctccgatagtatcctgctaagcctagaaagctacggaCCTTTgtcagagtggtaggtctaggccgagatttcacggcctcaatcttgtgagtgtctacctttataccttcatctgatacaatatgccccaagaatgctacagacttcaaccaaaactcacatttagaaaacttagcatacaacttacgatcacggagggtttggagtaccgcttgTATGTGGTCCGTATACTCATCCTCTGAACAAgaataaactagaatatcatcaataaatactatcacgaatagatctaaaaatggccggaataggctattcatcaagtccataaatacgacaGGTGTAttcgtcaacccaaaggacatgacaaggaacttgaagtggccatatcgggtcctgaaggctgtcttcgaaaTATTTCTTTcctgaactctgacctggtggtaccccgacctcaaatctatctttgaaaagtatCTAgacccctgcaactgatcaaacaagtcatctatccttggaagtggatacttattcttaatagttaccttgttcaactgcctataatcgatacatatCCTCAGTGAGCCGTCTTTCTTTCGCACAAACAGTACCGGTGAACCCCAatgtgaggtactgggcctgatgaaacctttctccagcaaatatTTTAAccactccttcaactccttcaatttggcAGGTGCCATtttatacggagggatggatattggttgagttcctggaagcaaatcgatgctaaaatcaatctctcgctctggaggaatacctggaagcttatctggaaacacatctgtatactctttgactacgggaatagactgcagtgtaggtatctcagcatctgcatctctaactcgcacaatatgattaatgcacccttttgcgatcattttcctcaccttcagataggaaataaacctacctctgggtgtcgctgtattacctacccattcaaggactggctcacccggaaaatgaaatctgggtGCCTTTGCTCggtaatcaactgtggcatagcaagctgccaaccagtccatgcccatgatagcatcaaaatccatcatctctagctcaactaggtcagctgaggtttgacgactacaaactatcatcgtacaacctcggtaaacccgtctagtaataatcgattctccgactaGTGTAGATAGctcaaaaggatcacttagtatttcaggcactataccaaacttccccgcgacaaatggggtaataaacgataaagtagatcctgggtctatcaaggcataagcatcatgagagcaaatggtcaatatacatgtcacaATGTCTTAGGAAGACTCCTGGTCCTCttgacccgctaaagcatagatacggttctgattaccacttgaattggaacctctacctctaccagccgaagactgagactcgcgccctgaaggatgcacggacatagatgatcctctTGCTGAACTCGCCGGTTGTGCCATTCCcctagaatctctatttgggcaatctcgcatcatatgccccggacgcccacatgtataacaagcatcagaacatGCTCGGCAGTGGACCAAGtatcctctaccacagatgtcacaccatgGCGAAAATGACCATGCCTGTGCAGAACCtcactgtcgctgcaaacccgacgcccataAGCTCTCACCTAGTCCtaactgagtatagcggtcatacctatAACCctataactgaggtggcggaggcctacgtgaccgtccgaagtactggggcctataactaccctgagattgctccttagacctgggaaatctcatcctcttacgttgcccttgctctgccctctctgtaccctactgtcgatgcctacccctttctatattctgggcgaatgcctgaatccgggagatatccatactatcctgcaatgcagcggtggcataTACCTTGGTTAACTTtggggccaaccctgctataaacctgtgaatcctgtcccgtattgtagcaactatggatggtgcatatctggccaatgagtcaaaacggagactatactctcgaacactcatattgccctgcttgagggctagaaactgatcgactcgagcttGTCAGATCTCCCGCGGttagtactggtcaaggaaggcatctgaaaaattctcccaaatagctggaggtgcatcatgtCCCCTAGACCTTTCCCATCCCttgtaccaaaggatggctatatctcggagttgaAAAGCttctagctcaactgcctctttctccatggcatgcataacccgaaagatcttGTGAAGATGATCTAttaaatcctgtgggtcctccctctgatctgttcccgtgaactctgggggactcaaagcaataaactctcggacccttgaactcccagacccctcagaagatccttcactagctgatgccctagcttgttgctgggtagctaccaacagCGTCAACAAATGCACCGTACTCCTCAAGTCCTAATCTGatagaagtggagggggaactggatgtgcggtatccctaggaatctcctcaggtggtggaggagccggtaatggctgagtagggttCTCGTCttgggcctcagactgggccccatctactgggggtaccctactggtcccctcacctgctgttgtatctctcctctggctagctgtAGTCTTcgtagtcaccgtcatctgtgcatgcaaacaccaacacgtaagtttaactcaatttTCCTATAACTCaattctatagcacgatttagatttgaaagaagggtaaccaactcctaaatgccctgtagttccctgcttatataatgtggtgcacaacacatctataaacaagaccctactagacacggcttatagactccataggacagaactgctctgatactaagtttgtcacgccccgaacctggggggcgagaccggcacccggtgcctcacctaaccttacgtaccaacttgcgactaagggactctaaacatataatgtcaagactttggccatggggccacattgcaagataatttgtgaagcaaaatataaaactgaacagaAACTAacactgactaaacatcaatataatgctaggccgacaaggccgttataactactacaactgacaaaccaacaaaatatacattcaaggcctacaagcccaacatattgcactaactaataggatatgtctacaagcctctactgatggatgtactgtgattgGAATACAGGgacccgacctacccataacatatatacagatatacctaagatgtacacaaaactctagacccggcaaccacgaaaggcgtggagcttactgatcaggctgaactcgggcaaaacttactgaggaggtctacccatctGTCTATCTAGacctgcacacatgaaatgcagcgcccccccaaaaggggcatcagtacgaaataatgtaccgagtatgtaaggcaataaaataactgaaagctgaaattgaactgataatatgataactgaaagtaactgggagtcaaagatgatctggagatatacttacctgctgatactgactcaactctctcaatatagtaagtacaataaatgtccggccctataaggcttggAACGTGCAACTCCTCCGCCGtaataggctcgctcataggcgcccggccatactaggctctgtatctcggccattctaggatagctcataggcgctcggccacagtaggctcagtatataacttaccatctgataagaggttgcccaataggggcctgcccaccgattatagctcgacggtggtgaaaatactgtaatactgtatatatatagaccctctgctcttttgactgaataaagacaaaactaaactgaatatgaagtcccgataaaggagaatactgtaacttatgacaCTAGAATAGTGTATATAAATtcaggagtatgaacttctctttatgcctcgttatcaaacacatgtaattacgagatcatgccaaaatgaaggaacgacttagccttaacataccttatcgcaatctttccaatcaccaagttgaactcacctcttcgtaccttaatctacaacaataataataatactatcattaagttatgaaaggtacaactatcgcacaacgaacgacaagcttattttgtattaaaacgagCAGCacctcccctataatccttacttcctccaaattcaagataacaccaacaacacaagaaaacaacaataacaacatatat containing:
- the LOC138905615 gene encoding uncharacterized protein; translation: MTVTTKTTASQRRDTTAATQQQARASASEGSSEGSGSSRVREFIALSPPEFTGTDQREDPQDLIDHLHKIFRVMHAMEKEAVELEAFQLRDIAILWYKGWERSRGHDAPPAIWENFSDAFLDQGYLVHCRACSDACYTCGRPGHMMRDCPNRDSRGMAQPASSARGSSMSVHPSGRESQSSAGRGRGSNSSGNQNRIYALAGQEDQESS